Below is a genomic region from Schistocerca americana isolate TAMUIC-IGC-003095 chromosome 1, iqSchAmer2.1, whole genome shotgun sequence.
AGTAGCTCAAAAGCTCGTAAAATTTTCCCTACTTTTACACGTGTGTATGTGCCATGTAATAACTATTCCTCAGTCCCATGCTCAGACTTCCATTACAGACACTACATTAGCATCAAATCTCTTACACTTCAAGAAAACTAAATGTAATGTACTAACACCTAATTATAAATAACTAGGAACTATTACCTAAAGAGCAGTGAATTATTTTATACAGAACACTTTTAAAAGCAGTAGTATTCTGAATGAGTACAGCACAATACAAACATCTGTGCAACTGTACTGATTTAAGTAGTATATTCGCTAACACTGAAAATATAGGATTACatgttttcttcattcttgctagTACCTAATATCAGATTTTCTTATCTAAGCAAAAACACAATGTCCAAATATCACGAAAGAAATTGGCCATTTTTACATGAAAGAAAATATTGTAGTAATTAATAGAAGAAAATTAAGGTGTGATAGCTAGACACGTAATTAAATCATAGCCATACTGCTGCTTCATGTAATACACAAGTACATTTTGTCTTATTACATACTGATTTTTCAATTTGTTTCTGTGCATATAATTCCCCAGAACTAGCAATATACACAAGCCATTGAAATAATTTTAAGAGTGACATCACGGGACACAAAGGTactgtcttcttttctgtttgCATATTTAACTTGTAGACAGCATTCATGTGTTCCATTAACAATACGTTCTTTAGTTCTTGTGGGTGATGCCTTACATTGTGTTGTTTACTATAATACTGCTGTTTTGCTTTCACCAGTGACTACATTGCCAAACGTCATCATGGTAAAGTGAACCACAATGTAGCCCAATGTCTAGGTATCATTGGGAGTGGAGAGATTGGTTGCAAATTGGTGAAACCACTGAATGTGTcatcatatttctatatttctattGCAAATTCCAGAGTTACGTTTGTGCCCCTGAGAAAAACTACTATCTTCCTACTGTGGTCtgctattttcaaatttttaacaaGTTTGAAGAGGTTGACTAAAACACGCCCACTCAAATCCCCTATTTCTGTGGTGGCACTATTTGTTTGTTGTTTGTCATTTGCTAAAGTTTGTATCAGTGATGATGTCCACTGGTCACTTGTTGAGACTTTGATCTCTGCCATGACACTGACATACAACCACAGAATTGAATTTTGTACTAAGCTCAGTTCCCCACGCCAAAACTGAAGGACAGCGTTTTTATAATTAATCAATAAGTACAAAAGATTATTTTGCAAAaatgtttttatatatttctgaataaattaaattgatgaaatgtttgtTTAATATCTAACTTACTTAAAATTACCTCATTCTCTACATATGTAAACTTATTGACATTATTCAGGGTCAGCAGACTGGGATGGATATATTTTAGAGATGACATTCTTACTCCATAACTGTTTTGTTATTACAAATAGCTAGCACTGTTTACATTTTTGAAACATATCTAATATAAAATACTTACACCTTCATAATTTCTGGCCTCAACACCTCTTTTGGTAATAAGAGAAACTTCTTGGACTACACCCCTCTGATCTAGAGCAAAAGAGAAACAAATGACAAACACTCCACACAAAAAAATCAACATGACCATTTTAATCTTCAAGGGTAATAACAGAAACAACACTACTTTACAAAAAtgcaatatctttgaaaataaatatttgtagCATCTCTTTCTGAAAATAAGAGTGTCACAATAACCACATAACTAAAGCTGAATTTTCACATGTTCTGGTTTAAATGTCAAAATCtgttaatatatttaatttcatacCATGGCAGTTATTATGTAAGTGCAGTATGGATGATAAACTGTTCAGCCATGACAATAATgtgaacttttgaaatgtgatgcaacagtacaatgctgcagattagatgggtacacaTATACTAATGAGGCGGAACTGtaatagggagaaaagaaattaataTCGAAACTCGGACGAAAATAGGGGCGCAGTTAGGACAAGgaaccattaatttcttaaaagaGGGAAGCTTCAGGACAAAAAATTGTAGGGAGTGACCAAAGCTTGCCTATGTACTGTATGGTGAGCAGGTTCAGATGGCTATATGTTGCAGGTTGaaggggtcaattctagtgtccgataccacccgtcggctttgaccaatgacgtaatgtgtgctGTTATTTTAGCCCAGTGTGGAGAAATCCATCAAGCCAGTCTTTAGACCAAAGGCAACATCAGCACAACAGTTGTTAGTGCATCAAACATTAAGTTGAATTCATTCTGCAGTAGGCCTACATTATACAACTTTCAAAAGTCATTCAAGTCGCTATCCCGGACTCCTATAATTTGCCATTTGTAAATCCTTCACACGAATATTGATATATTCGTTTTCTGTATAGGAAACTACTGTAACACAATAGGAATACAAATATGTTcaagaacaaaaaattaattatcagCATCATTTACAAATAGTAACGATGGGACAAGCAGTAGTTGCAGAATTTTACTAAACTGAGGGAACTACGTGAGTTTTCCTGTTCCAACTTCCCATGTGAGGTACATCGACGAACTTTGAAATATACGGCTTAGTCGTGCGCCTTTTGCGAAAGTAGTGCATTCATTACCTGTATTACAACAGTTGTATGCATGTGCAAATAGCgtattttgaaagaaaaagaaaaaaaatgtctggcgaaaacacacacacacacacacacacacacacacacacacacacacacaacatatggTTTTCATAATTTACAATTTTCATATGGAGTTTCCAATACTTACTGGGTGGCACACGTGATGTGAAACATATTTCAAATTTATCGTACGTTTCAGTCACAAACGAAAATTTTCCTTTCGATATATCCTCCTTCTGTGACAGAATATGACCTTTTGAATCTCTAACCTAAATCAGAAAACATTTTATGAGTGAGTGACTCCACAAATTTACAGTAAATTCTATCATTACTGTCAAGAACCCACTATATAATCCACTTTCTGCCCTGGAGCTGGAGATACTTCATAATCCCCCGTCACAAGAACGTCAGACTGGATTTCTTCTCTCAAACATTTTTGTGTATTTGGTTCCATTTTCCACATTATTCCTTCTACATTTCTTATAACGGCTATAATGCCcaataataaataaactaaatcCATTTCTGTAACAGAAAGAGCTAACTACCATGTATATAGCACAACACACTGTCAAATATTGTTAACTTCCATTCGCATTGCATCAAATCCAAACACAGATGAGTTGGCTTTACTCAAAGATTTTCACACGTGAACGTCATTTCCTGATATAAAACATCTTTGCAACTATATCGATAAAGACGACATTACACACGCAACTAACCTGTCGCCACAGCTAGTGGCCTACTGCAGTTGCATGTCATGCGACAAGCAGTTCAACTTGTTTGTGCTTTGTGGGTCACTTTCCTTCCACCACTGCTCCCTGGTGGCAGTATTTCGATACACAAGTATCCTTTCGCTGTTATCGTGGAGTAATTGCAGCTTTATTCCATTCGCTTTCAATGTGTTTTCATTTTATCACTGAAAAACAGTGAAATCAGTGGCCGGCAGGTAATTTTCGCAACTTTTGGAACTACATGGACAGCAACATATGTTTGTTTTTCCGgataagtatgtgtgtgtgtgtgtgtgtgtgtgtgtaagagagagagagagagaccaagcaTTGTATAAGTTATGGATTATATGCAGAAAATAGCTCCCGAGTGTGATATGGCGACTGTTAAACTCAAAACTAGTTACTCGACATGGCTATGTCAGCGAATGCAATAAAATTACAAACTCTTGAAATACTGACGTGTCTGCAGATGATATAACACGccagctgttggttagtttatttttatacataGCATTTTCGTCTCTGAGTATTATTTCTTTCATAAAGTGTAAGAGATCCGTGATTTATCCCAGTGCCAAATCCATTTTCGTATCCAGAATTTGGGTTTCGTCTTCtttgtatttaactcttgtcacatTTCTAATGCTATAACCTGCACTGTCCACATTCATACCCGTCCATGTGATTTCAGCTGACGCCATATTGAAAGCTGTGTAACCACGTAGAATTTGTGGCGCCCTGGGTGAACGGTAGCTCATGATGCCTCTACAGAAAGTCACAAGCTGTGGTGCCACGTTCTCAGCTGTTCTGCGCTTATCGCACCATTAACTGCTAGCAGCCAATAACGTAAATTCTCTCCCCGAGCGGCTAGCCGCGAGTTATAAACTAGACTGTGAGCATCTCTCTCTCGCATGTTGCGCTTTGCCGTATTTCGCGACCATGCAGTTTCATTCATAGAGAGCCCGAATTAttcactagattagattagattagatttactttcattccaattgatccgtagtgaggaggtcctccaggatgtggaacatgtcagaaaaacaacaatacatgacaaatatttaaactaaaacaaataagctaatgtaccattccacaggtcccaagtggaatgatcgtcattttttaatgaacactaagagtcattttacaaatactattgcactgaatttaaaataaaaaagttttatatttatttataaggtaagaaacatgtaatacaactactgtaatacttatttacaatgaacacattactgcactgaaatggtgcagaagttagattatacttacacacacacacacacacacacacacacacacacacacaaattttcagtgaacacattactgcactgaaattgtgcagaagttatgttgtacttatatacaaatcagttggttttcctcagaaattcatcaatggagtagaaggagttggccaccaataaatcctttaggcttctcttaaactgaatttcattggttgttaagctttttatggctgctggcaagttattgaaaatgtgtgttcctgaataatgcacacctttttgtacaagactaagtgactttaaatccttgtgaagattattcttatttctagtattgattccatgaattgagctgttggtttgaaaaagtgatatatttttaatgacaaatttcattaaggaataaatatattgggaagctgtagttagtatccctagttccctaaacaggcttctgcaggatgttcttgagttcacaccacatataattcttactgcacgtttttgtgcccggaaaactttagcttggcttgatgaattaccccagaaaataatcccatatgacattatggaatgaaagtaagcatagtatgccagctttttcatttttatatcccctatgtctgacaaaattcgcattgcaaacagagatttgttaagacgcttcagcagttctgtggtgtgctcctcccagttgaatttattatcaagctgtaatcccaagaatttaacaccgtccacttcttctatcttcttgtcatcatatgttagacatatactcttgggacaccccttacaagttctgaactgcatgtagtgtgttttttcaaagtttagtgacaaagaattggctaggaaccagtgattaatgtctacaaatattttattggctgatctttctaagactacacttgatttgctatttattgcaatgtttgtatcatcagcaaacaaaacaaacttggcatctggtaatgttactgatgaaaggtcattgatatacacaagaaaaagtaagggccccaaaatggaaccttgtgggaccccacatgtaattagttcccagttggatgatgcctgatagcttgatacatgtctctttcctaataacaccctttgtttcctgccagagatataagatttgaaccattttgcagcatttcctgttacactataatattctagtttacttaaaaggatattgtgatttacacagtcaaatgcctttgacagatcacaaaatataccagttgcctgcaattttttgtctaatgaattaagtacattttcactgtaagtgtagatagccttctcaatatcagaaccttttagaaatccaaactgtgactttgacagtatgttatttgagataagatggttataaagacgactgtacattactttttcgaaaatttttgagaatgctggcaacagtgaaattggacggaaatttgatgctatttctttatctcccttcttaaacagtggcttaacttcagcatatttcagccattcgggaaatattccactgataaacgactggttacacagatagcttaatatgttacttagctcagaatcacattctttaattaactttgttgatatttcatcatacccactagatgtttttgattttaaagattttatgatggacattatttctgttggggtagtgagggtcaaattcatattatggaagttacttgaaatgtctggtctaaggtaatccatagcagcatctaccgaacctgacaaccccatcttttcagtaacagttataaaatgtttgttaaaaagttctgcaacactatacacatctgttaccaatgcatcatttactcttaatgctatttgttcctcttcatgtctggttctaccggtctcctccttcactatatcccatattgtctttattttgttatctgatatgactatcttttccttgtgatatatttgctttgacatccgtattacagtctttaatattttgcagtatttcttataatgtgctatagcatcaacattggaaatgtttcggattgacagatacagttttctttttgttttacaagatacccctattcctcgagtaatccatggcttctttgtagactttgctctaaccttggtaagttttgggggaaagcagtgttcaaataaggtaagcactttattagcaaaaatgagcactgtaaacatcagtccagtgaatgtctctgaggagtgtcctaaaataatcaatttttggcttactgattaccctcttgagctcagatttaacagattttatatcctgttcagtattaacatttaacagaaggaactgcatgtcatggtctgagaggccattgactattggttttgtaatataattttgttcatttgacttttctataaagatattatcaatggctgtttgtgagcaagtggttatcctagtggggaactttactgtgggaattaagttgaatgatagtgttactaactcaaataggttcttattgggagagtctttaaggaaatctacattgaaatcaccagcaaccactatttctttgtttttggttgttaaatgggccagtacagcttcaaggtggtttacaaacagattaaagttacctgcaggtgctcgatatacacttaatattatgaaagattttttgtgaaaatctaattctgttgcacatgcttccatatgctgttctaggcaaaatttatgaatgtctatgttcttaaatttatgacagttcctgatgaatgtggcaactcctcctttctccatttctgatctacaatagtgagatgctaacctaaaccctgtaacacttaaaagttctataccagtggtcacatgatgttcagagaggcagattatgtcagctgggtttgaagactctaattcatctatgcagatagttaattcattaattttatttctcagtcctcgaatattttgatgcaataaagatagctgacatttcacattgactgacttaaaattggatggagttaaaatatctgctgacagttgaaaattcttaaccaatggctgtttatgttgatgtaataagctggaattatgttttttgatttctttctcaaactgaaggtttgtctcagttctaacctctcttaaaatttgttttctttctgtcctccctaccctaaaaaagggtcttttctgaatcctataaccactggtattttaccactcatgacagtgcctcccccctttaactttcctgctatttccccagccaatttacccttccccttcctgttgaggtgaaggccatgcctagtataatcccacctactgacagaatcaacatgaaccacaccaatgtgtgaccccgcacccgacatgagcagccgttccagctccaaattaactctcttgacagaagagttcaaatgaggttggtcatggcgcccaagaacagatacaaactcaacactggtatgcctcgatgctgatgcaatcttcgccaggtcacactctatgctgtacccaggatctctgtcaatactgttacctgccccacccactataaccacggtgtcttccttagtgaaatctttgcaaagtgatcctaaatcctctgtcacctgctccagaccagcactaggtttaaaaaaattggtgacctggtattctgatcctagttcatcctgcaagagttggccaacacctcttccatgggaactacctaacaacaacactttctttctctttactgatttccctacattcttacttttcaatttgctgctgaaagtttgttgtgccctgtctacacctgtaactgcttgaggctcaccagcttctaactgaagcaacaggtcaaatctattttccacattcaccataaagctgtcagacaaagttctaggcctgttcctcctgttgcctgttgccacttcccacctctctttacccttctccctccttaacctgtcaagatctcccctggccttgtctaactcagcctgaagggcagcaattttcccctcctgttccagtatcttcctatctctactacaaatcctacaaaaccactgatgagtctcatttacttcccctattcccacgccactacagtcacccacatggaaaaaactacagcacccatcacaccaaagccccgacctaacaattctacggcaagtcaagcacttttcactcatgataaacgtaataatttattaagaataagtcagttaaattacagataaacacgaaaatatggttacacaaatttggcctatacgcaactgtgtgtaaacaaaaacaaaagtgcaaagtttctgaaacaacaagttaaactttacgctactttccggaaatgctagttaaataatgaagaggtacgctaagttaaattgctggagagagcaaggaacaactaaacgaaattctatagatttgctgcagcagaacgtaaacagaaaatacgactgtacggtcttttcgcgttttctgctatattacgtaatgagaaatgaaacctttaatggtacacttaaacggcacactaatacacttatttaccacgtaatcagtactaatctatgtgttttataatctaaaataacttatctttacgagaacaccaaacctcgcgctagtcgcttggctgcagggctgccaactgcCCAACTGCCTCGGATGTCGATGTTactttcttgtagcagtatagctATGGATGTGTATCTGTAAACGTTTTAGTATGATTTCATAATGAAAATGTCATGTGACGGCAATAAACGTGAAATTCCTCACAAGAAACCTTAATtacattgcgtgcctatggagcatCGTCCTCGtcgtgcgactggtttcgtgatttcctgtcagaaagagcTCATATGTAGTAagcgacggaaaatcatcgagtaaaacagaactgatatctGACGTTTGCAAGGAAGTATTATAGACGCTCCTCTGTTCCTGATCTGTTTGCACACTCttaaactgtttgcagatgatgctgggatttaccgtcttataaagtcaccagaaattaaaacaaatttgaaaagacttaggcaagatatctgtatggtgagaaaagtggtatttgactccaaataatgaaaagtctgaattCATCCATATggctactaaaaggaatccgctaaattcggTTTACAAGATAAAACACAAgattctaaaggctgtaaattcaactaaatacttagggattacaattaagaataacttaaaatgcaactaTCACGTGGATAACGTTGTGtggaaaacaaaccaaagactatAATTTATTGGTAGAACATACAGCATGTctactaaacagtctacttacactttCCTTTTCCACCCTCTGCTGTCAGGTGTGGGATCTATAGCTGATAGAattgatcgaaaaagttcaaagaaggacagctcgttttgtattttcgcgaaataggggagagactaccacgaatatgatacacgaattggggtggcaattatcaaaactaaggcgtttttcgttgtggcaggattttctcatgaaatttcagtcaccaactttcttcacagagtgcgaaaatactttgttggcgcccgcctacacagggagaagtgttcatcacaataaaataaaagaaattagagctcgcaaggaaagataaAAGCGTTAGTGTTTCCTGGATGCTGCTTGAGAGGGGaatgatagagaaatagcttgaaggtggttctatgaacgctCTGACACgcccttaattgtgaattgcagggtaatcatgtagctGTTTCACAAGCAGTCGATGAGGCTTATGTCCCGCATTTATAACTTCTTCAAATGTGAATCTGAAAGCGATACTTCTGTTTTTGACATTTTGAAGACTCAAGAACGAACTGCAGAAACATTTTTTGGCAAGAAAATTGTACagagaataataaataaaagtgtCGGAGCTGTAAAAAGCTcagaaaaatttgttttcttattgcctgaaaatcactgaaatcgcaagaaacctgtaacacaaatagatGGTTTTGACATCGATGTTTCAAAGCGCTCTGTGTTTGAATGTATCTAAGAAGGGAATATCCAACATCACAAAAAACATGTTACAATTATCCCTGAGTAAATTAGCTTCAAAGGCGGCGATTcgtcaatgtaaataatttaaaaatacattGGTTTTAAATATGTTAAGAAAAGGGTTTTTAATTGAATGAAGTCACATAGAAGCAGAATGAAGCATGTCCGTTATAAAGATGCACaatacagaaagaggatgtaattctacagtgtattaccttgattaAACAAGAGTGAATCGAAATCATTCCATTAAAACCTGCTTGGAAATGAGTGATGGTAATGGCGGTTTTAAAGGATCCTTAGGAAAATATTCTTGGATATTTACTCTGTGTGCTGCCTCTTCTTCTGATTTGgttcctgagagtaaacttgtatttatgtGTAAGAGAAATAGTAGTGACTACCATTCCGAAATGATCC
It encodes:
- the LOC124600780 gene encoding transmembrane emp24 domain-containing protein bai isoform X2, whose product is MDLVYLLLGIIAVIRNVEGIMWKMEPNTQKCLREEIQSDVLVTGDYEVSPAPGQKVDYIVRDSKGHILSQKEDISKGKFSFVTETYDKFEICFTSRVPPNQRGVVQEVSLITKRGVEARNYEGIGEAAKLKPLEVELKRLEDLSDAIVKDFSLMRKREEEMRDTNESTNSRVLYFSIFSMCCLLGLATWQVLYLRRFFKAKKLIE
- the LOC124600780 gene encoding transmembrane emp24 domain-containing protein bai isoform X1, producing MDLVYLLLGIIAVIRNVEGIMWKMEPNTQKCLREEIQSDVLVTGDYEVSPAPGQKVDYIVRDSKGHILSQKEDISKGKFSFVTETYDKFEICFTSRVPPNQRGVVQEVSLITKRGVEARNYEGMIGEAAKLKPLEVELKRLEDLSDAIVKDFSLMRKREEEMRDTNESTNSRVLYFSIFSMCCLLGLATWQVLYLRRFFKAKKLIE